A section of the Methanofollis sp. UBA420 genome encodes:
- the thiE gene encoding thiamine phosphate synthase encodes MGYDLYVVTDREVGRGLSHLDQARLAVAGGADVVQMRDKTMNTSALLREARAVRAVTAAAGALFIVNDRLDVALAVGADGVHLGQDDLPVEEARVLAPPGFIVGLSVGDVAEAVESVAGGADYVALSPTFSTASKADAGPGHGLATLRAVRSAVSVPLLAIGGIGPENVADVIAAGADGVAVISAVVGQEDVTAAARTMKNLVAAAKSAPHLSGAREKAGDDVAF; translated from the coding sequence ATGGGCTACGACCTGTACGTCGTCACCGATAGGGAGGTCGGCCGCGGCCTCTCCCACCTCGACCAGGCCCGTCTCGCCGTTGCCGGCGGGGCCGACGTCGTCCAGATGCGGGACAAGACGATGAACACCTCGGCCCTCCTGCGGGAGGCGCGGGCGGTCAGGGCGGTCACCGCCGCGGCAGGCGCCCTCTTCATCGTCAATGACCGCCTGGACGTCGCCCTGGCGGTCGGCGCCGACGGCGTCCACCTCGGCCAGGACGACCTCCCGGTGGAGGAGGCGCGGGTGCTCGCCCCGCCCGGTTTCATCGTCGGCCTCTCTGTCGGCGACGTCGCGGAGGCGGTGGAGTCCGTCGCCGGCGGCGCCGACTACGTCGCCCTCAGCCCCACCTTCTCGACCGCCTCGAAGGCCGACGCCGGACCCGGCCACGGCCTTGCGACCCTCCGGGCGGTCCGGTCCGCAGTCTCCGTCCCTCTCCTCGCTATCGGCGGCATCGGCCCCGAGAACGTGGCCGACGTCATCGCCGCAGGCGCCGACGGCGTCGCCGTCATCTCCGCCGTCGTCGGGCAGGAGGACGTGACCGCCGCCGCCCGGACGATGAAAAACCTCGTCGCCGCCGCAAAGAGCGCCCCGCACCTCTCCGGCGCCCGTGAAAAGGCCGGGGACGATGTCGCGTTCTGA
- a CDS encoding DUF5612 domain-containing protein — protein sequence MEESEHLQSLDIVELHALSIIADNQPGVLRDIAAVMAGNAANVLTVQQSIMASGSDAGKALFYFEVECTGGIADAISGLLTIPTVRHVSTHDTFSRIFGSRVIIIGGGAQVAQVALGAVNEADRHNIRGERISVDTIPLVGEKDLAEAVDAVARLPRASILVLAGSLMGGTISEAVDKVRAAGIPVIALKMAGSVPNHADLVVTDPIQAGVFAVMHVSKRAVFDIYRVCGREF from the coding sequence ATGGAAGAATCTGAACATCTGCAATCGCTCGATATCGTGGAGCTCCACGCTCTCAGCATCATCGCCGACAACCAGCCCGGCGTCCTCAGGGACATCGCCGCGGTGATGGCCGGGAACGCCGCAAACGTGCTCACCGTCCAGCAGTCGATCATGGCATCCGGCTCCGACGCCGGGAAGGCGCTCTTTTACTTCGAGGTCGAGTGCACCGGCGGCATCGCGGACGCGATCTCCGGTCTCCTCACGATCCCGACCGTCCGCCATGTCTCGACCCACGACACCTTCTCCCGGATCTTCGGCTCCAGAGTCATCATCATCGGCGGCGGGGCCCAGGTCGCGCAGGTGGCGCTCGGTGCGGTGAACGAGGCCGACAGACACAATATCAGGGGCGAGAGGATCTCGGTGGACACGATCCCCCTGGTCGGCGAGAAAGACCTTGCCGAAGCCGTCGACGCCGTTGCCCGCCTCCCGAGAGCCTCCATACTCGTTCTTGCCGGTTCCCTGATGGGCGGGACGATCTCCGAGGCCGTCGACAAGGTGCGGGCCGCGGGTATCCCGGTCATCGCCCTGAAGATGGCGGGGAGCGTCCCGAACCACGCCGACCTCGTCGTCACCGACCCTATTCAGGCCGGCGTCTTTGCAGTGATGCACGTCTCGAAGCGTGCGGTCTTCGATATCTATCGCGTCTGCGGACGGGAGTTCTGA
- a CDS encoding transcriptional regulator, which translates to MKVPCQLIVWDVLPAIRAAIAGELIAAGVSQLEAARLLDMAPSAVSQYLSGKRGYRIVFEDEVKESIRSLAVDLKDGKVEDLGKRICGICMQLREGDSQCGM; encoded by the coding sequence ATGAAAGTACCGTGCCAGTTAATCGTTTGGGACGTGTTGCCGGCGATACGGGCGGCGATTGCCGGGGAGTTGATCGCGGCCGGCGTCTCGCAACTGGAGGCCGCCCGCCTCCTCGACATGGCACCGTCCGCGGTCTCGCAGTACCTCTCCGGGAAGCGTGGCTACAGGATCGTCTTCGAGGACGAGGTGAAGGAGTCGATCCGGTCCCTCGCCGTCGACCTGAAGGACGGGAAGGTCGAGGACCTGGGGAAACGGATCTGCGGCATCTGCATGCAGCTGCGTGAAGGGGACAGTCAGTGCGGGATGTAG
- a CDS encoding TIGR00269 family protein translates to MAGETGRCSSPGCTEPAITVLRGTGERLCARHFTASVEDRVRQTVEGRGMVQDGDVVVVGLSGGKDSTVLLHVLSRILRGRPVRVVAVTVDEGIAGYREETVQTARAITAACGVEHVIVSFEDFCGCTLDTLVRDLPLHPCTICGVLRRRLLQNAARDLGATRLATGHCLDDEAQSALMNILNGDVRRIVRTGVPDTGAFVPRIKPLRNIPEKEVTMYGIVQGIYTPLPECPYAGEALRSDVRHLLSTLEYRHPGTMVRLMEGYDRLRERVGGCVEAEGVSYCPDCGEPSTGGLCRACELLRDLRTR, encoded by the coding sequence ATGGCGGGTGAGACAGGCCGCTGCTCCTCTCCCGGCTGCACCGAACCCGCGATCACGGTGCTCCGCGGGACCGGTGAGCGCCTCTGCGCCCGCCACTTCACCGCGTCGGTCGAGGACCGGGTGCGGCAGACCGTCGAAGGCCGGGGCATGGTGCAGGACGGCGACGTCGTCGTCGTCGGCCTCTCCGGCGGCAAGGACAGCACCGTCCTCCTCCACGTCCTCAGCCGGATCCTCCGCGGCCGACCCGTCAGGGTCGTCGCCGTCACCGTGGACGAGGGGATCGCGGGCTACCGGGAGGAGACGGTTCAGACAGCCCGCGCCATCACCGCCGCCTGCGGCGTCGAGCACGTCATCGTCTCCTTCGAGGACTTCTGCGGCTGCACCCTCGACACTCTCGTGCGCGACCTCCCCCTGCATCCCTGCACCATCTGCGGGGTGCTGCGCCGCCGCCTCCTCCAGAACGCGGCCCGCGACCTCGGGGCGACGCGCCTTGCGACAGGCCACTGCCTCGACGACGAGGCGCAGTCGGCCCTGATGAACATCCTGAACGGCGACGTCAGGCGGATCGTGCGGACCGGCGTCCCGGATACGGGCGCCTTCGTCCCGCGGATCAAGCCCCTCAGAAATATCCCGGAAAAAGAAGTGACAATGTATGGGATCGTGCAGGGGATCTACACGCCCCTCCCCGAGTGCCCGTATGCCGGGGAGGCCCTGCGGTCTGACGTGCGCCACCTCCTCTCCACCCTCGAATACCGCCACCCCGGCACGATGGTGCGGCTGATGGAGGGGTACGACCGCCTGCGGGAGAGGGTCGGCGGCTGCGTGGAGGCGGAGGGGGTATCGTACTGCCCCGACTGCGGCGAACCGAGCACGGGCGGCCTCTGCCGCGCCTGCGAACTCCTCAGGGATCTCAGGACGCGGTGA
- a CDS encoding HesA/MoeB/ThiF family protein, giving the protein MLSEHERERYRRQTMLFGEEGQEKLKRATVFVAGAGGLGCPVALYLAAAGIGHIRIADCDTVETTNLNRQVLHWDRDVGRAKVASAGEKLAAINPEIEVETARVVIDASNVADLAGDADVIVDAMDNFETRYLLNEVALARGIPLVHGAISGFFGQATTIIPEQTPCLRCIFPKAPPKETFPVVGTTPGVIGLVQANEVIKYLTGAGDLLAGRLLLWDGTNSTMETIAMERQPKCPACGHLHERVCP; this is encoded by the coding sequence ATGCTGAGTGAGCACGAACGCGAACGCTACCGCCGGCAGACGATGCTCTTCGGCGAGGAAGGGCAGGAGAAACTCAAAAGAGCGACGGTCTTCGTCGCCGGCGCGGGCGGCCTCGGCTGCCCTGTCGCCCTGTACCTCGCCGCCGCCGGCATCGGTCATATCAGGATCGCCGACTGCGACACCGTGGAGACGACCAACCTGAACAGGCAGGTCCTCCACTGGGACAGAGATGTGGGGCGGGCGAAGGTCGCCTCGGCCGGCGAGAAACTCGCCGCCATCAACCCGGAGATCGAGGTGGAGACGGCGCGGGTCGTCATCGACGCCTCAAATGTCGCCGACCTCGCCGGCGACGCCGACGTGATCGTGGATGCGATGGACAACTTCGAGACCCGCTACCTCCTCAACGAGGTCGCCCTGGCGAGGGGCATCCCCCTTGTCCACGGTGCGATCTCCGGGTTTTTCGGGCAGGCGACGACGATCATCCCGGAACAGACCCCGTGCCTCCGCTGCATCTTCCCGAAAGCGCCGCCGAAGGAGACCTTCCCGGTGGTCGGCACGACGCCCGGCGTCATCGGCCTCGTGCAGGCGAACGAGGTGATAAAATACCTGACAGGGGCCGGCGACCTCCTTGCCGGCCGTCTCCTCCTCTGGGACGGGACGAACTCCACGATGGAGACGATCGCCATGGAAAGACAGCCGAAGTGCCCGGCCTGCGGCCATCTGCACGAGAGGGTGTGTCCATGA
- a CDS encoding threonyl-tRNA synthetase editing domain-containing protein, with the protein MRIVSIHADSMHYRATKKTPFAEPLDEKEGGMEECVVLFCCVEEMDRLDPAAVVGKAARNVLARMAMLKAQRAIVYPYAHLASDLSDPSTALQILDGLADALREAGIEVRRAPFGWYKKFDLAGKGHPLADLSMTICPYDGTECGPVCPHCRHPLKGAETPDRP; encoded by the coding sequence ATGAGGATCGTCTCCATCCACGCGGACAGCATGCACTACCGTGCGACGAAGAAGACGCCCTTCGCCGAACCCCTCGACGAAAAGGAGGGCGGCATGGAGGAGTGCGTCGTCCTCTTCTGCTGCGTCGAGGAGATGGACCGCCTGGACCCCGCGGCCGTCGTCGGGAAGGCCGCCCGGAACGTCCTCGCCCGCATGGCGATGCTGAAGGCACAGCGGGCGATCGTCTACCCGTACGCCCACCTCGCCTCAGACCTCTCCGACCCGTCGACCGCCCTCCAGATCCTCGACGGCCTCGCCGACGCCCTGCGTGAGGCCGGCATCGAGGTGCGGAGGGCGCCCTTCGGGTGGTACAAGAAGTTCGACCTCGCCGGGAAGGGCCACCCCCTCGCCGATCTCTCGATGACCATCTGCCCGTACGACGGGACCGAGTGCGGCCCTGTCTGCCCCCACTGCCGCCACCCCCTGAAGGGGGCGGAGACGCCCGACCGTCCCTGA
- a CDS encoding MoaD/ThiS family protein translates to MKVHLSPDRTEEIAVTAATVEDVLLMLGVNPVEVIVSRNGTLVPEDTVVGGDDELRVIRFVHGG, encoded by the coding sequence ATGAAAGTCCACCTCTCCCCCGACAGGACCGAGGAGATCGCGGTGACGGCGGCGACCGTCGAGGACGTCCTCCTCATGCTCGGCGTCAACCCCGTCGAGGTGATCGTCTCCCGGAACGGCACCCTCGTCCCCGAGGACACCGTGGTCGGCGGCGACGACGAACTCAGGGTGATCAGGTTTGTCCATGGCGGGTGA
- the nadA gene encoding quinolinate synthase NadA has protein sequence MVALPEDRETMEERLVEEILRLKEERDAVIFAHNYQVPAVQDVADLVGDSLELARAATAYDADVIIFCGVDFMAQTAAILSPEKRVVLPAGDACCPMAAMVTAGEVRVLKERFPDAAVVCYVNTSAEVKAESDICCTSANAVKVVESLEEERILFVPDRNLARYVARFTTKEVMPWDGFCYVHDRFTPENVQDARRLHPEAEVLVHPECRPEVIDLADYVQSTSGMVRHACASTARSFIIGTETGIIHQMRKKCPDKKFFPLSERAVCINMKKTDLEKVRNSLVTLEPRVTVPADVADRARTAIERMLAVK, from the coding sequence ATGGTTGCCCTTCCGGAGGATCGGGAGACGATGGAGGAGAGACTCGTTGAAGAAATTCTGCGCCTGAAAGAGGAGAGGGACGCCGTCATCTTTGCGCACAACTACCAGGTCCCGGCGGTGCAGGACGTCGCAGACCTCGTCGGCGACTCCCTGGAACTTGCGAGGGCGGCGACCGCCTACGACGCGGACGTCATCATCTTCTGCGGCGTCGACTTCATGGCCCAGACCGCCGCGATCCTCTCGCCGGAGAAGAGGGTGGTGCTGCCGGCGGGCGACGCCTGCTGCCCGATGGCGGCGATGGTCACCGCCGGGGAGGTGCGGGTGCTGAAGGAACGCTTCCCCGACGCCGCGGTCGTCTGTTATGTCAACACCTCCGCGGAGGTGAAGGCGGAGAGCGACATCTGCTGCACTTCGGCGAATGCGGTGAAGGTGGTGGAGTCCCTGGAGGAGGAGAGGATCCTCTTCGTGCCCGACCGGAACCTCGCCCGCTATGTCGCACGGTTCACGACGAAGGAGGTGATGCCCTGGGACGGGTTCTGCTATGTCCACGACAGGTTCACGCCCGAGAACGTGCAGGACGCCCGCCGCCTCCACCCCGAGGCCGAGGTGCTCGTCCACCCGGAGTGCAGGCCCGAGGTGATCGACCTGGCGGACTATGTCCAGTCGACGTCAGGGATGGTGAGGCACGCCTGCGCGAGCACGGCACGCTCCTTCATCATCGGCACGGAGACAGGCATCATCCACCAGATGCGGAAGAAATGCCCGGACAAGAAGTTTTTCCCGCTCTCCGAGAGGGCAGTCTGCATCAACATGAAGAAGACCGACCTCGAAAAGGTCAGGAATTCCCTCGTGACCCTCGAACCGCGGGTGACCGTCCCGGCGGACGTCGCCGACAGGGCGCGGACGGCGATCGAGAGGATGCTCGCGGTGAAGTAA
- the nifU gene encoding Fe-S cluster assembly scaffold protein NifU, which translates to MYNETVMDHFMNPRNVGEMENPDGVGEVGNPTCGDIMKIFLRIRDDRIEDVKFMTFGCGAAIASSSMATELIKGKTVDEAWEITNKAVAEALQGLPPQKLHCSVLAEEGIHAAINDYRRKHGLEPRPETGHAAHEEAGGDAE; encoded by the coding sequence ATGTACAACGAGACAGTGATGGACCATTTCATGAACCCGAGAAACGTGGGCGAGATGGAGAACCCCGACGGCGTCGGCGAGGTCGGCAACCCGACCTGCGGCGACATCATGAAGATCTTCCTGCGTATTCGGGACGACCGCATCGAGGACGTGAAGTTCATGACCTTCGGCTGCGGCGCCGCGATCGCCTCGTCGAGCATGGCGACCGAACTGATCAAGGGCAAGACCGTGGACGAGGCGTGGGAGATCACGAACAAAGCGGTGGCCGAGGCACTGCAGGGCCTCCCGCCGCAGAAACTCCACTGCTCAGTCCTCGCCGAGGAAGGCATCCACGCGGCGATCAACGACTACCGGAGGAAGCATGGCCTCGAACCCCGGCCCGAGACCGGCCACGCCGCCCACGAGGAGGCCGGCGGCGATGCTGAGTGA
- a CDS encoding 4Fe-4S dicluster domain-containing protein: MTGTTKKTGGGVLPQKEKGFVSIRVRAPAGVLTAEQMEAVAAVSRRFGRGDVALTLRLNAEVPWVRREDVPAAVEALEHAGLAVGSTGATVRSVVACKGTFCRHGIVDTQALARAVEESVGGRALPRKLKIAIAGCPNNCARVRFNDIGLMGEAYPVFDPETCTLCGACARVCREGGVAVVDDRVCFSADACIGCGDCIAICPAGAVTAETEGVVVYLGGMAGRHIRTGVRAAGPLAPGDLPAFVGGVIDYFACHAEKGERFGNMMDRIGEEEVVSDLTRPVPGRSSGEHGQYRSPDVSRR; encoded by the coding sequence ATGACCGGCACGACAAAGAAAACGGGGGGCGGCGTCCTGCCGCAGAAGGAGAAGGGTTTTGTCTCGATACGGGTGCGGGCGCCGGCAGGCGTCCTGACGGCTGAGCAGATGGAGGCGGTCGCCGCGGTGTCGAGGAGGTTCGGGCGGGGCGATGTCGCCCTGACTCTCAGGCTCAATGCCGAGGTCCCCTGGGTCAGGCGCGAGGACGTCCCCGCCGCCGTCGAGGCCCTCGAACACGCCGGCCTTGCCGTCGGGAGCACCGGCGCAACCGTCAGGTCGGTCGTCGCCTGCAAGGGGACGTTCTGCCGCCACGGCATCGTCGACACCCAGGCCCTCGCCCGCGCCGTCGAGGAGAGTGTCGGCGGCCGCGCCCTGCCGAGAAAACTGAAGATCGCGATCGCCGGGTGCCCGAACAACTGTGCGAGGGTCCGGTTCAACGATATCGGGTTGATGGGCGAGGCGTACCCCGTCTTCGACCCGGAGACCTGCACCCTCTGCGGCGCCTGCGCCCGCGTCTGCCGGGAGGGCGGGGTCGCCGTCGTCGACGACAGGGTCTGTTTTTCGGCCGACGCCTGCATCGGGTGCGGGGACTGCATCGCCATCTGTCCGGCAGGTGCGGTGACGGCGGAGACAGAGGGGGTCGTCGTCTATCTCGGCGGCATGGCGGGCCGCCACATCAGGACAGGCGTCCGCGCCGCCGGTCCCCTCGCGCCCGGCGACCTGCCGGCCTTCGTCGGCGGGGTCATTGACTACTTTGCCTGCCACGCAGAAAAGGGGGAGAGATTCGGGAATATGATGGACAGGATCGGGGAAGAGGAGGTCGTATCGGATCTCACTCGTCCCGTTCCCGGTAGATCCTCCGGAGAGCACGGGCAATATCGCTCTCCGGATGTGTCTCGGCGATGA
- the nifS gene encoding cysteine desulfurase NifS, giving the protein MKKLVYMDHAATTPVKPDVLEAMLPYFSEKFGNPSSLYALARDSKEAVEHARAQVAAAIGASPDEIFFTAGGSESDNWAIKGTAFANRKKGDHIITTAIEHHAVLHTCEYLEKQGFTVTYLPVDNYGMVDPADVEAAITDRTVLITVMAANNEIGTLQPIREIGRIARAHGIPFHTDAVQAVGAVPIDVKADTIDMLSLSGHKFYGPKGIGALYVRKGTRLDSLVHGGGQERRRRAGTENLPGIVGLGKAIEMATTDIEGHAAHIAAMRDRLREGILAAIPDTILNGHPTQRLPNNLNVSFRYIEGESVLLMLDAHGICASTGSACSSASLEPSHVLLAIGLPHETAHGSLRLTLGDLTTDEDVDHVLEVLPTIVARLRSMSPLYAARNGGV; this is encoded by the coding sequence ATGAAGAAACTGGTGTACATGGACCACGCGGCGACCACGCCCGTGAAACCCGACGTCCTCGAGGCAATGCTCCCGTACTTCTCCGAAAAGTTCGGCAACCCCTCCTCCCTCTACGCGCTCGCCCGCGACTCGAAGGAGGCGGTGGAACACGCACGGGCGCAGGTCGCGGCGGCGATCGGCGCATCGCCCGACGAGATCTTCTTCACCGCCGGGGGATCGGAGTCTGACAACTGGGCGATCAAGGGGACCGCCTTTGCGAACAGGAAGAAGGGCGACCACATCATCACCACGGCGATCGAGCATCACGCCGTCCTCCACACCTGCGAGTACCTCGAAAAGCAGGGTTTCACCGTCACCTACCTCCCGGTGGACAACTACGGCATGGTCGACCCTGCGGACGTCGAGGCGGCGATCACCGACAGGACCGTCCTGATCACGGTGATGGCCGCGAACAACGAGATCGGCACCCTCCAGCCCATCAGGGAGATCGGGCGGATCGCCCGCGCCCACGGCATCCCCTTCCACACCGACGCCGTGCAGGCGGTCGGCGCCGTCCCGATCGACGTGAAGGCCGACACTATCGACATGCTCTCCCTCTCCGGCCACAAGTTCTACGGCCCGAAGGGGATAGGCGCCCTGTACGTCAGGAAGGGCACGAGGCTCGACAGCCTCGTCCACGGCGGCGGGCAGGAACGCCGGCGGCGTGCCGGGACCGAGAACCTCCCCGGCATCGTCGGCCTGGGGAAGGCGATCGAGATGGCGACCACTGACATCGAGGGCCACGCCGCACATATCGCGGCGATGCGGGACCGCCTCCGCGAGGGGATCCTGGCCGCCATCCCGGACACCATCCTGAACGGCCACCCGACGCAGCGCCTCCCGAACAACCTCAATGTCAGTTTCCGCTACATCGAGGGCGAGTCCGTCCTCCTCATGCTCGACGCCCACGGCATCTGCGCATCGACCGGGAGCGCGTGCAGTTCGGCGTCCCTCGAACCCTCGCACGTCCTCCTTGCGATCGGCCTCCCGCACGAGACGGCCCACGGGTCGCTCCGCCTCACCCTGGGCGACCTGACCACCGACGAGGACGTGGACCATGTCCTTGAAGTGCTCCCGACGATCGTGGCGAGACTGCGGAGCATGTCGCCCCTCTATGCGGCGCGGAACGGAGGTGTATGA
- the thiM gene encoding hydroxyethylthiazole kinase: protein MDGKICADLLSQVRERRPLVHHITNTVTINDCANITLCAGAAPVMAEAIEESAEMVAAAGALVLNIGTLNPAQVESMLLAGRRANDLGVPVVLDPVGAGATRLRTDAVLRILKEVKVAVLKGNAGEIGVLAGMGGKVRGVDSCGLAGDPVETAKACARATGTVVAMTGETDVVTDGDRVVLVRNGNAMMDRLSGTGCMASSVVGSFVAVADDPLTGAAAALAAFGRAGEKAAAGARGPYSFRTALFDELYGLTPGDLAEGARLEAV, encoded by the coding sequence ATGGACGGAAAGATCTGCGCTGACCTCCTCTCGCAGGTGCGGGAGAGACGGCCGCTCGTACACCACATCACCAACACCGTGACGATCAATGACTGCGCCAACATCACGCTCTGCGCCGGGGCCGCGCCGGTGATGGCGGAGGCGATCGAGGAGTCGGCCGAGATGGTCGCGGCTGCCGGGGCCCTCGTCCTGAACATCGGGACTCTCAACCCGGCGCAGGTGGAGTCGATGCTCCTCGCGGGCAGACGGGCGAACGACCTCGGCGTGCCTGTCGTCCTCGACCCGGTCGGGGCCGGGGCGACACGCCTGCGGACCGACGCGGTCCTGCGGATCCTGAAGGAGGTGAAGGTCGCCGTCCTGAAAGGAAATGCCGGGGAGATCGGCGTCCTCGCCGGCATGGGCGGGAAGGTGCGGGGCGTGGACTCGTGCGGTCTTGCCGGCGACCCGGTCGAGACGGCGAAGGCCTGCGCCCGGGCGACAGGCACGGTGGTGGCGATGACCGGCGAGACGGACGTCGTCACCGACGGGGACCGCGTCGTCCTGGTCAGGAACGGGAACGCCATGATGGACCGCCTCTCCGGCACCGGGTGCATGGCCTCCTCGGTGGTCGGGTCCTTCGTCGCGGTCGCCGACGACCCCCTCACCGGCGCCGCCGCGGCCCTCGCCGCCTTCGGGCGTGCCGGGGAGAAGGCGGCCGCGGGTGCCCGCGGGCCGTACTCCTTCAGGACCGCCCTCTTCGACGAACTCTACGGCCTGACACCCGGCGACCTCGCGGAGGGGGCGCGGCTGGAGGCCGTCTGA
- a CDS encoding aminotransferase class V-fold PLP-dependent enzyme, translated as MTAKSMREEKPIIYLNNAATTWPKPPAVVAATAASLARPVFGSGRTAGTEGEDYPTLAREALTRLFHAGPAEHYIFTLNATDSLNLLIRGFLAAHPGPCHVLTTALDHNAVQRPLHELEKQGRIGLTVVPFDEDGQVSPADVEKALRPETRLMVMAHGSNVLGTVQDIGAIGNLLHDRGVYLVVDGAQTAGHVPVDLGALPVDAYVFTGHKGLFGITGTGGFYIRDPDEVAPVRVGGTGTDSFSLFQPREMPERFEAGTPNYPGLAALAAGVEFVLSVGVDAVAEKAERQTAYIIGELEREPNIVVHTRRPALPIVSFSIAGMDDDDVGFVLARAYGVVTRTGLHCAPLVHRAVDGGKGCVRLSLSWFTTDEECEAAAAAIREVARHACHTVGSP; from the coding sequence GTGACAGCGAAGAGCATGCGAGAGGAAAAACCGATAATCTACCTGAACAACGCGGCGACGACCTGGCCGAAACCCCCGGCGGTCGTCGCGGCGACCGCGGCCTCCCTTGCCCGTCCGGTCTTCGGGTCCGGGCGGACCGCCGGGACGGAGGGCGAGGACTATCCCACGCTCGCACGCGAGGCTCTCACCCGCCTCTTCCATGCCGGGCCCGCGGAGCACTATATCTTCACCCTGAACGCCACCGACTCCCTGAACCTCCTCATCCGGGGATTTCTTGCCGCCCACCCCGGCCCCTGCCATGTCCTGACCACAGCCCTCGACCACAACGCGGTGCAAAGGCCTCTCCACGAACTGGAGAAGCAGGGGCGGATCGGCCTCACCGTCGTCCCCTTCGACGAAGACGGCCAGGTCTCCCCCGCCGACGTCGAGAAGGCCCTCCGCCCGGAGACGCGGCTCATGGTCATGGCGCACGGGAGCAACGTCCTCGGCACCGTCCAGGATATCGGGGCGATCGGGAATCTCCTCCACGACCGCGGCGTCTACCTCGTCGTCGACGGGGCGCAGACCGCCGGCCATGTCCCGGTGGATCTCGGTGCCCTCCCTGTCGACGCCTACGTCTTCACCGGGCACAAGGGCCTCTTCGGCATCACCGGGACAGGGGGATTCTATATCCGCGACCCCGACGAGGTGGCCCCGGTGAGGGTCGGGGGCACCGGGACAGACTCCTTCTCCCTCTTCCAGCCGCGGGAGATGCCCGAGAGGTTCGAGGCCGGGACGCCGAACTACCCCGGCCTTGCGGCTCTCGCTGCCGGCGTGGAGTTCGTCCTCTCCGTCGGCGTCGACGCCGTTGCGGAGAAGGCGGAGCGCCAGACGGCGTACATCATCGGGGAACTCGAAAGAGAGCCGAACATCGTCGTCCACACGAGACGCCCGGCCCTGCCGATCGTCTCCTTCTCCATCGCAGGGATGGACGACGACGACGTCGGGTTCGTTCTCGCCCGCGCCTACGGCGTCGTCACCAGGACCGGCCTCCACTGCGCCCCTCTCGTGCACCGGGCGGTCGACGGCGGGAAAGGATGCGTGCGGCTCAGTCTCTCCTGGTTCACCACCGACGAGGAGTGCGAGGCCGCGGCCGCGGCCATACGGGAGGTTGCACGCCATGCGTGTCATACGGTCGGTTCGCCATAA
- a CDS encoding molybdenum cofactor biosynthesis protein MoaE has protein sequence MIDLTRDDFDVNEMIARARKPSMGALVTFLGVVRDDDIEGMELEAYEEVARAELGAIRDEAFATFPIESVDIIHRIGRLRVGENILLIIVGAGHRQEAFAACEYVLERIKESVPIWKKETVKGGDTRWVSGHHG, from the coding sequence ATGATAGACCTGACGCGTGACGATTTCGACGTGAACGAGATGATCGCACGGGCGAGAAAACCGTCGATGGGTGCGCTGGTCACCTTCCTCGGCGTGGTGCGGGACGACGACATCGAGGGCATGGAACTGGAGGCCTACGAGGAGGTCGCCCGCGCCGAACTCGGGGCGATCCGGGACGAGGCCTTTGCGACGTTCCCCATCGAATCGGTGGACATCATCCACCGCATCGGCCGACTGAGGGTCGGCGAGAACATCCTCCTGATCATCGTCGGCGCCGGCCACAGGCAGGAGGCGTTCGCGGCCTGCGAGTACGTCCTCGAACGGATCAAGGAGAGCGTCCCCATCTGGAAGAAGGAGACGGTGAAGGGCGGGGACACCCGCTGGGTCTCCGGCCACCATGGCTGA